The following nucleotide sequence is from Tenrec ecaudatus isolate mTenEca1 chromosome X, mTenEca1.hap1, whole genome shotgun sequence.
CTAGGAGATCTGAAGCCTGATTCCATTCTATCAACCCCAGTTTCTCCTTAATGCCATTAATAGGATTTGGTTCCGAGAGCTCGATAGAAGAACTTTTTCAGAAGTATGTTAATTGAAAAAACAAAAGTATGTTACTTGTTCAACCATGACCTCCTAGACCCTAGAGATGGAAAACCTAGTAAACTATGATCTGATTAGCTCTGAACGTCCTTTCTCCCAGATTTCCTCGACCTGTGACTGTGGAGCCCATGGACCAGTTAGATGATGAAGAGGGACTTCCAGAGAAGCTGGTTATAAAGAATCAGCAATTTCACAAGTATGTGTTCCTGACAGATTCTATGTTTGCTAAGTCCTAAGGAAGTTTGTATGGAGGGATTTGTGAAAGAGATAGATCTTTGATGTGTTTGAAAACAGGCATGATTTTGGTTCTTAGGTAGAATGCAATGCTTAGTTGGAGGAATCTTAGACAGAATTAAGTCACCCTAGACCCTTGTCTATAGGGAACGAGAGCAGCCACCCAGATTCGCACAGCCTGGCTCCTTCGAGTATGAATATGCCATGCGCTGGAAGGCACTAATTGAGATGGAAAAGCAGCAGCAGGACCAAGTGGACCGCAACATTAAAGAAGCTCGAGAGAAGCTGGAGATGGAAATGGAGGCTGCTCGCCACGAGCACCAGGTCATGCTAATGAGGCAGGGTGAGTATCGGCCTATATAAGTTTCAAAGCtagaaaaacaaagtgaaagtttTCAGGAGTTTATATTAATCAGTAGAGAAAGACCTGAATCTCTACTTTTATTCTCTGAAATATTTTGTTGATCTTGGTAGGCAAATGATCTTGGAGATGTGACAGAAAATACTGGATTCTGTGGAGAAGGAAATATAGGTTTGACTTTATTTTTGGAATCTGGATACCTCAGACAACCACTCAGGGATAATGTTCCCTTTGCTTTCTGGATCTTTATTTAGAGAAAAATTGTATCTGTGTGAAGAGCATGAAGAATACTCtgaattattttgttgtttttctagATTTGATGAGACGCCAAGAAGAACTTCGGCGGATGGAAGAGCTGCACAACCAAGAGGTGCAAAAACGAAAGCAACTGGAGCTCAGGTAAGTTTCTTGAACGTAATTCATGAAAGTCTAAAAGGGAAAATCTCATTCCTGCTTTCTGCCACCATTCTTACCTGGTGCGTTTGTAAATAAGTTGGCAAAATTTCCTGACTTCTTGGGTTGTCCTTTGGATGCCTGGATGGCGGCATGTTCTAGCTGCCCATGGCTCTAGGATTTACTCTCAGAGGAAGTAGCTAAGCGCTGGTCCCATGAATCTCCTTTGGGAAGAGAGCTTTTTTTCGGGAGGACCTTAGAGTTGGGTACATTTAATAGTGAGTTTTCCGGAGAGTTCAGTAGACTATTAGTCATAGAGTTAACTTAGCTCAGAGTACAGTCTTTTATTAAGAAAGCCTGCTCATGGAAGCTGGTGGGCAATGACACGAACACCAATcagtataaggaagaagaaatatcATGGAATTTATTGTGGTGACGGCTGCACATCTTTTAGGaatgtgactgaattattgaaaatGTGAATTGTGTGTCAGCAAAACTGTTCAAagtaaactattttttaaaagagcctGCTCAAATTCTGGTCTCTTAAATGTCTTTATGAATCTGGTTTTCAATGCCTTCATGACTGTAGGCAGGAGGAGGAGCGCAGGCGCCGTGAGGAAGAGATGCGGCGGCAACAGGAAGAAATGATGCGGCGACAGCAGGAAGGATTCAAGGGAACCTTTCCTGATGCGGTATATTTCTCATGTGTCCATTTATGTATCACACCATTTGTGACATGAAAAACCCACCATAAATTGTTCACTAAGGACCACAAAATATTTCAGTTTGACCAATTTGCCCATACTTTgagaaatcatttttttaatcattttattgggggctcatacaactcttatcacaatccatacatccatcgtgtcaagcacatttgcacatgtgttgccatcatattctcaaaacatttgctttctgcttgagcccttggtatcagctcctcattttccccctcccacccagtccCTCTTGAAATAATTTCTAGGAATGAACTGTAAAGTTGGGAAGGGAGCTTATATCTCCTCATAGGCAATTAAGATGAAAAGTTGAGGTCATTACTTTTTAATACTCTGACTGTAGGATGAGCTAAATTGATTCTTACAGCTTTTTTGTTTGGAGACCCAGGAGAAACCAACACTCCAGCATCCTTTCTCCTCTCATTCCGAATAGGACTCTGGGCCTGTGTCCTAGAATCTCTGACTTTAAACTTAGTCGGTAACTTGCAGGCTTTTGGTGTTCAACTTGCTGTCACTATTTTTAGTGTGTGGTCTTAATGGATTGTGGTAGAAGGAATTGTGTCATGGATTGTCTtgtgcatttttgttttttagagaGAGCAAGAGATACGGATGGGACAGATGGCCATGGGAGGTAAGGATTTGGGAGGTTAAAGACATTTTTGTGCCTGGCTTTAGTGAGCTTATATATCTGTATAATTTCTCCTACCTATTTCAGATTTAAAGGGTTTCCAGTACAGATTTGAGGGACTTTAACACAGTTCTTAAGGAATTTGTTTGCTTAACAGTCTCCGGATCCCGTACTGATTACACTGTTCTCTCTGCTTTAGGTGCTATGGGCATAAACAACAGAGGCGCCATGCCTCCTGCTCCTGTGCCGGCTGGTACCCCAGCTCCTCCAGGACCTGCCACTATGATGCCAGATGGAACCTTAGGATTGGTAATAAACTGCAGGCCTTCACATTAACCCTGATAGTTGGAATGGAAAGGCGTTGTCTTCAAAGCCCCTGGGGATACCTTGATTTTTCTACAAATAACAATCTTTAGTACTATTGATATCCATTAAAAGTAAGAAGAttttttttgagttttatatgaagggcaagtgtacattaagaaagcatcccaacccagatgtttgtttttcaatcttGTACAAATCCAGTTTAAAGTACTTTGTCTAATAGTTAAAGTCGAGTGGTTTGACTGGTTAGCTGTTACCTTTGGGGGGAAATTCTTTGGAAGAGAAGACAGTAAAGgctagaaaattaaaatatgtctGAATTCAAAGATTGTATGGCTTGTAAAATCCTGAGGCTTAGGTTCTAGTGTCAAAATGTTTGGATTAAATTGGGAGCCCAAAAGGTGCAGTAGTTAAGTTGCTAATGGGAAAGTAGgtcatttgaatccaccagcctctccaggggagaaaacttTATcagttgcttccataaagatttaccgaaAACCCTAGGGAGCATTTCTACCTTGTACTTTTTTTCTTTGTACCCTGCTCtacaaggtcactctgagtcagaattgattcaatacaGTGAGTTGGGGTGTTGTTTTAAAGGTCTGGGTTCCCAAATAGTGATGGGCTATCCTTGTCTACTTAGCTTAGGAAAAAGGATTTGGCTAGAACTTGTCCTGAAtccttgggtggtacaaatggtaatTTCACTCTGCTAACTGAAGGATTGTCATTTCAAATCGGCCCAGAGGTGCCTGCTTCCTAAAGGGTGTGCCTGTAAAAACCCCTGTGGAACTgtcttctactctgaaacacatgaagTTGCCATGAATAATAATTAACAACTTATGTGTTTTATATTTTGTTCTTAAAGAATATATAAAACAGGTCATATACACCTTGAATAATCTCTTAAATGTACAATGCAGATATATGTTTTCTGTTTGTACCATGTCCAACCCAGGGTTTTAGTATATGGAGTACATGATACTGCCTAATAGTGAGGAATGGATGATTAGGTGGTGGATGGGTTCTAGTCCAGACAATTTAGGGTTACCCACCAATTTTAGCATCCAGACCCTTGTTTTAAAAGTTCCTTCCCAATCGTTTTAAAAGGCTTCCAGGGGAGGGATTATATTGTGTGTGAAGCTTAGGACAAAGATTCTATTGTAATAacatgtgttttttttctctttaagacTCCACCTACAACTGAACGTTTTGGCCAAGCTGCTACAATGGAAGGAATTGGGGCCATTGGTGGAACCCCGCCTGCATTTAATCGTGCAGCTCCTGGAGCTGAATTTGCTCCAAACAAGCGTCGTCGATACTAATAAATTTgtgatctacttcccccaaacCTGTAAAAGAAGGACCCCTTTTGGACTAGCCAGAATTCTACTCTGGAAGAGTGTTAGGGATTCCTCCCTGTAGTTAGGTCTTTCCTGCCTGTTCTACTCTAGGGAGTATGCTGGAGGCAGCGGGCGAGGGAGGGGTAGTATTTAACAAATCAGTTCTGTGTGGTATATTATTTAACAAGTCAACTCAATTCCATGTGGTGCATTCCTGAAGTCACATTGTAATGGATGTTAAGGGCCTAGAGGAAAGCTTGGCCAAGAAATGGATCTAGTTAGCACCCTATTGATCTTGATCATTCCGTTTTTAgtccattttgttttgttgggttttttctttttcatccttCCATCTCCCAACCCAAGACACTGCCACATAtaccacaaaaaaaacaaacttccCCCAATGACCTTAGCTCCATTGCTCAATTCACTCCTAGGTCAGAATTCAAGCAAATGTCCATTGAGGTTACTGacaacatacatacatatatacatacatacatacggtTTTGTTGTATTCTATATATTACCCCATCGTGTCCTACCGGAGACATTTTCTCTGATAGATATTCATTTTagtatatcttttttaaaaaaaacctgtaaCTTGCCTCCATCTTTTTCTTCGATGAGGACAAACCAGAAATGGCCCTTTTGTGTCTTACGATGTTGCGATTCACAGCTTTTTTTTTGGATAGGCCTAGTACAGTCTTGGGAACAGGGTTGCTGTGTCTTGAAGGTCTGACGGTAGCTCTTAGCCTTGCCTGTCTTAGGTAGTTATGCTGTGCATTTTTTATTGTTATACCATGTTTGATTTGTCCCTGGTACATTTAATTTGGAGTTCCCTGAGAAATGGAGCAGAAATGCAGCATCACCTTATTAAAATGCATTTTAAGCCTTTTAATTTTCTGTGCTATTTttgaaggggaagggagggtggagggtagttCTGTCTTAGGAGTTGGAAATTATAAGGAAAATACTGACTTTGAAACTATTAAGTCATTCTGGGGAAGAAGGGGTTAAATGCATACTGTTGCCAAGATCGATAAAAATTACAGAATACATAGGAGTAAAGCTGCTGCCTTGGAGCCTGAAGTATATTTCAAAGTTCGTATAAATTTGGGAGCAGCTTCTAATATGCCTGGATTAGTGTGAGTCTAAAGCTGAGCAGTGACTAGCTGACTCATCTCAAGTTCTAAGCTTTGCTCTGGCTTGATCCCCTTTTCCTGAGCGTTACAGCTAAATACTCCTGAGCTCTTCCCTATTGGCTCGGGAGACCAACTGAAGTTCCTTGCCCATGTTAGGAGGTATACGCCTCCTGAACTAAAGATAGAAACAGCTGGCCCTTCTAGGCAGCTAAAACCCTTTAGACCAAGTTGTTCCTCACTCGGCAAGTGGACTCCTTGAAATACCCTTTTCTGTAATTCCACCAATACCTTCATGTCTCTACTGTGCTTTAACAAAGGCTGTGGGCAACACTTTGACCCCAATACCAACCTTCCTGGTGAGTGAGTTATCTTGACCTTGCTAGGGGATCTTTGGGTGTTGGGCGGTCAGTTGGGGGGAAGCATGATAAAGATGTGGGAAATTCAGAAGCTTAGTGTATGGTTTGGTCTGGATGAATGATTTCCCGCTATGGATGCTACTTTTACATTATATGGAAAGAAACTAGGGTATAAACCTGGAGAAGAGGTGTATGGTTTGGTCTGGATGAATGATTTCCCGCTATGGATGCTACTTTTACATTATATGGAAAGAAACTAGGGTATAAACCTGGAGAAGAGGTGAGATATACAATGCTCCGGTTACCTTTCCTTGATCTTTACTTCGTGTCCAGATTCCTGTTGCCATCACCCTGGTGTCCCAATCTTCCATGATGCACTTAAGGTGAGGAGTAGGTAATGGTGGGGGATGGGTTAGCAAGAACCTTTCTCAAAGGAAATGCACTCCAGCATCTAAGCCAAGATGGGTGTCTTTGTTTATTAGGGTTGGTCCTGCTGCCAGAAACGCACTGTAGATTTCTCTGAATTCTTAAGCATCAAGGTAAATCCTTTTCTTCCTTGGAATCTGTTTTTAGTGGGATCTATCCCTAATCCTTATCTCCTTATTTATACTAGGGCTGTACTATGGGACCACATTGTGCTGAGAAGCTCCCTGAGGCCCCACAAACTGAAGGCCCTGCCACAAGCAGTTCACTTCAGGAGCAAAAACCTCTGAATtcaaatccaaagtcaacagagaATTTGCACCAGGAGAGGCCTAAGTAAAGAGGAGGTTCCTGGGTTTTTCATGTATTTATGCAGCTTGCTAGAAGTGATGAATGCGTCACTGAAATATCAACTAGGAAGCAGAGATGTGAAAAGGGACAGGCTGATGTATAATCTGTGCCTTAGGTTTAATGTGTCCAGAAATATTTTCCTTTGCTCCAGGATGTCATGGGGTGGTGATGGGTTTGATAGCTCATGTCAACAGAGTAGATAGCCTCTCACAAATATATTATTAGTATGTATTTAGGGGTTGTTGAGAATTGTCCTTTTAATAGAGGTTGCAGAGAATAAGTATTGAAATATTAAGTCTACAGTTAATTTACAAAGGAGGGTGAGGATGACTACAGGGAAAAGCAGATAAGAATCTGAGATTATTAAATACTAGGGTCtaagggaaggagccctggttccataatggttacatgttgggctgccaacgggaaggtctgtagttcgaaaccatcagccactccattggagaaagataggatttcctactcccataaagactgacagctcataaactcacaggggcagttcgaccctgtcctataaggttgctttgagttgtcATTCACtacatggcaatgagttggggtgggttttttttggggggggagggtctAAAGAACAGGAAGGAGTCCTGATGCTGTGGGTGAGTCATTGGGCTGCTCATCGCGGGTTTGtaattcaaacctactagctaccttttgggagaaagatgaagtgtgTTCCAGTAAAAATCTCAGCAGCCTTATGTAGGGTCACTACAAGTTAgactctactcaatggcagtgggtttggtcttagAGTTTTGAAAGGGCTGGAGTGatgtgttgggccgctaactgtaaggttgctccatgggagacggatgaggcagtctgctcctgtgaagattatggatcagttctattctgccctatatggtcaatatgaattggaatctactggaTGGTAGTGGGTTAAAGGGCTGGAGAGGAAGAGGAAATGACACAGCTCTAAAGAGCAATATAGTTAGATTTAGAGCAACTAGAGAAGCCCTGGGAGTTTCCTCTGGTCAAGGATTTAAGACGTCCACATTGGCAATGAGGTTGCTACCCAATACCTCCAACCCTGCCCAACATTTACCAGACTTCTTTAACTCCATTGTAACTGATGGGAGTGTTGGAGCTGGCTAATGATTCAAGACTAAATCATCTCACCCATAAATTTTAGATCAGAGTTGCCTATGAAACTGCTGCCACTAAATATATCCCAAGCCCTGGGAATGGCATTGGAACAGAAGGAACTAGACCAGGAGCCTCGGGCAGGTAGGTGGGCCCTTAGTAGGACACTTCTTACAGACTGGAATTTAGTAGATGTGGCCATTGGGTGGGGGGATGCATATATAGGCTCTTGACCCACTCTTCCTTGTCCAGGACTTGACAGTAGCCTGTTCCAGACTGGTTCCAGTTGCCAGAACCCAGGATGTGATGCTGTGAGTGAGTTTTGGGGGCTCAAACCTGTGGCTGAAAGGTGCTATACCTGAGGGATGGCTGGGTATAGATATGAGACTTAGTGGGATACACCTTATAATGACTTAATTACTGATTCTTCCTTACTTTTGTTAGGTTTACCAAGGACCCGAGAGTGATGCTACACCATGTATCTACCACCCAGGAGCACCTCAATTCCATGAAGGGTGGGCAAGGGGACTGAGTGGGCTGTGAGATAGGTTTCACCCAACCAGTATGGAACATAATATGGGAATGGGTGTTTATGAGGGGAATAGAAGATTCAGTTAATTTAATCTTCCTACATAAGGATGAAATCTTGGAGCTGTTGTGGCATCCAGACCCTGGACTTTGGGGCATTcctagtacagccaggatgcagaGTTGGTAGACATGACTGGGGCAAGCAGGTAAGCCCTAACTTTCCTGAACTCTTGATTAAAGTCCAATTTCCCTACAACATATAGCCTAGCTCCCTCTCTTGTCCCCTTTGTACAGATCAAGTAAAATTCTCCTTAACTTCAACGTCCTAGAGATTTTAGAATATGATGAAGTAATAATATTTCTTAAACTGATGGCTCTTTTGTACCCACACTGTGAGGACTCACCTTGGGTTAAGAATTCATTCTCTGAAgggtggagtgcggagtggagacccaaagcccatttgttggccactggacattcccttgcagaggggtctaggggaggagacgagccagtcaaggtgcgatgtagcaccaatgaaaaatacaactttcctctagttcctaaatgcttccccccatcccactgtcatgatccgaattctaccttgcaagtacagatagaaactggatgatcccttcaggaccaggggtgtgagtggcgatactgggagggtagagggagagtgggctggaaggagggaaatgattacaaggatctacatgtgacctcctccctgggggatggacaaaagaaaagtgggtgaagggatgtgttggacagggcaaggtatgacacaataatttataaattatcaaggggtcatgagggaggagaaaaatgaggacctgataccaagggcttaattggagaacaagtgttttgagaatgatgagggaaatgaatgtacaagatgtgctttacaccattgatgtattatggattgagataagaattgtatgagccccccccccccaaaaaaaattccttttcaaCCATCCTCATTTCACATCTTACCTTTAGTTGCCAACATCTTGCCGCCATGATTGGTACCAGACAGATTCCTTAGTAGTGGTGACTGTGTATGGCCAGATTCCACTGCCTGCATTCAACTGGGTGAAGGCCAGTCAAACTGAGGTGAGGAGGGGAGGCTAGTGAATTGGGTGATAACCATCATTTTACAGGCAGAGTTACTATGTGCCATTATCCTTCAGACATGACAGTTCCTTGAGGGGTGGGTAATGTTATCAGCTCTGTTGTTTGGCTGGCCCTTAGATGTAGCGATCACACCTAGGCtggttctctttttatcattttattaggggcgcatacaactcttatcacattctgtacatacatcaatcgtgtaaagcacatttgtacattcattgccctcatcattctcaaaacatttgctctccacttaagtccctggcatcagcttctttgCAATCATGAATTGTTTAGGTTGTCTGGGATTGTTATTACTTCTCTAATTCTTTCCTTTTAGCTTCATGTCTACATTGTCTTTAATGATAACCGTGTGTTCCAAGCACAGATAAATCTGTGGGGGGTAAGTGAGGCTAAGCGGGCACGAGGGGGAGGCAGGCAGATGGGGTAAAAATAAGGGTTGGACTGCAATAAACTTAAGTTGTCTTGAGGGAAGAAGTTGTGGGAAAGTGGAGGTTTTCTCTTCATTTGCTTTAatgctttttttttctgtctgcTCTCCACCTTACTGTAATATCCTATCTTCCCATTTATATTTTTCCTATTTACATTTTCTCCCTGTCACACATTAATACCCCTCTTGCGCTCACCGCCCCCCCATCCCTTCATTCTCTTCTCTGAGTCCTCTATCTTTCTCCTCCTCAGGTTATAAACGTGGAACAGAGCTCTGTCTCCTTGATGCCATCTCGGGTTGAAATCTCCCTGCGAAAGGCAGACCCAGGATCTTGGGCCCAGCTGGAGCACCCCAGTGCTACAGCTGAGAAGGATAGGGCTAGGGTTGGGTTAGAAATGGATAAGGAAGAATCTCAGGATTCAGATGATGATCTGAGCTggacagaggaggaagaggaggaagctaTGGGGGAATAGTAACATCAGACAGCCAAATGCCTAGGTAGTACCTCGGTGACTTCTTGAGGACCTCCGAGATCAGGATAGTTATTGGCTGTGTGGTGCCCTTAAGCAGCTaagggctgaaggaggagagaacaAAAGTGTCCAAACCaaacttttttctttaaataaatcttGTATTCTGCAGGAGTACAGTGTTATTTTCTTATGTCATTGGGATATTAATTCCCCTCTACTTCTATGTATGTTCAGTACACGTGTGAAAAAGCCCACAAACACATTTAGTCTGTTCTTTACATCCATCAATTATTTACTGCGTATCTATGTGCCCAGGTGATTTAAATACAGTTCAGAAGTTTTTTTGTATATTCATGTGCTATACAACCATaatcaatttttgaacattttcattactCTTTGTGTTCTCCCTTAAACCTATAGATTGAGTCAATGAATCATCTATTTTATATCCCTATAGATTTCCTATTCTGAACACTtacatatacaagggggtacaccTGGAGCTTTCATAGAACACATTTCCCCCAGCTAGGTGAGCATTGAACAGCACTCAGTGTACCCAGTGGTACTGCCTGGgagggttttctctggtcacattgaatatttttgtaaaagcagttttactcaaaccttgttttttgtgatggctgatttaagagaacagcatacagctgtgaaattttgtttcctgctcaggaaaagtgccgCAGAAACTTATGACGTTGAACACATCTTTACAGTGCTAGGGGAAAAActtgtgtatgagtggttttctcatttcccaaaagggaatatcaattgaaaacaaaccttgttctggacatctgtcaacttcctaaatggatgaaaatatcgccttgtagtgcatttagagttcattccaccaggtcagactgttaataaagttttctatttgtaggttctgaaaaaattgccAAACAGTATGTGAcataaagacctgatttgtggcagatgggggactggttttgccacaatgcacctgacagtgca
It contains:
- the NONO gene encoding non-POU domain-containing octamer-binding protein, which codes for MQSNKTFNLEKQNHTPRKHHQHHHQQQSLPPPVPANGQQASSQNEGLTIDLKNFRKPGEKTFTQRSRLFVGNLPPDITEEEMRKLFEKYGKAGEVFIHKDKGFGFIRLETRTLAEIAKVELDNMPLRGKQLRVRFACHSASLTVRNLPQYVSNELLEEAFSVFGQVERAVVIVDDRGRPSGKGIVEFSGKPAARKALDRCSEGSFLLTTFPRPVTVEPMDQLDDEEGLPEKLVIKNQQFHKEREQPPRFAQPGSFEYEYAMRWKALIEMEKQQQDQVDRNIKEAREKLEMEMEAARHEHQVMLMRQDLMRRQEELRRMEELHNQEVQKRKQLELRQEEERRRREEEMRRQQEEMMRRQQEGFKGTFPDAREQEIRMGQMAMGGAMGINNRGAMPPAPVPAGTPAPPGPATMMPDGTLGLTPPTTERFGQAATMEGIGAIGGTPPAFNRAAPGAEFAPNKRRRY
- the ITGB1BP2 gene encoding integrin beta-1-binding protein 2 — protein: MSLLCFNKGCGQHFDPNTNLPDSCCHHPGVPIFHDALKGWSCCQKRTVDFSEFLSIKGCTMGPHCAEKLPEAPQTEGPATSSSLQEQKPLNSNPKSTENLHQERPKSELPMKLLPLNISQALGMALEQKELDQEPRAGLDSSLFQTGSSCQNPGCDAVYQGPESDATPCIYHPGAPQFHEGMKSWSCCGIQTLDFGAFLVQPGCRVGRHDWGKQLPTSCRHDWYQTDSLVVVTVYGQIPLPAFNWVKASQTELHVYIVFNDNRVFQAQINLWGVINVEQSSVSLMPSRVEISLRKADPGSWAQLEHPSATAEKDRARVGLEMDKEESQDSDDDLSWTEEEEEEAMGE